From the genome of Nicotiana tabacum cultivar K326 chromosome 2, ASM71507v2, whole genome shotgun sequence:
AGAATAGCTTAAAGACACATTAAAATCATTTATAGGTAGTCATATGCAATTTCTCCAGATGTCAGATTACAATAGCAACAGGGGAGAGAGAATTACCTCCACAACCAATCAACAATTTCTCCTTTAGCAACATGCTGTTCAAGCAACTGAGGTACATCATCAGGTGTAACATAGCCATACCTAATGCacaacaaaatcaaatatataattaacTACCCAGCTCAATTTCATCAACTGCCTGCATCTGAGATAACAAAGCCCAAAAGAAAAGGGGCATAAGGTTTCTCCTAACCAGTGTCCGGAGACTTCCTTGTTAGTGTTTGGTCCGAATATGATCACATTTCCAGCAAACTTGTGTCCCCCGATGTGTGAGCATGGACTAACAGATATTTTTCCTTGAAGATCATGTTTCTCTATCTCCTCCCTAAGTCTACTTACTATAGCTGGTCCACAAACACCACATCTACGATCTCTTGAACCATGACAGCACACAAATATGTACCATCCAGTCAGAGCTTCAGGATTTCCAGGTAACCACTCACCATCCTTCACTAGCACCTCCTCAACAAATGTGTCAACATCAAAATGAGTCAATCTCCTGCAAAATAGGTGAATTTAATATCACTTAATAAGTAAGCAAGCAACAGCAGCAAATGCACTAGAATAGTATATCGTATTTCAGACCTGTATCTGATCATGTCTGGAAAGATCAACACATCCCCATTTGATGTCTCGGTTCCATCATGCCCTTCACATATTGTTAACCGAGTcttgaagaaagaaaatttataagGTAAATCAGTATAGATATTACTGTGATCATGAAGAAATCATAACCAATTCAACAATTTACTTAAGAAAGAAATCTCTGAAAGCTGGCAGACCAAAGGCAAAACTGTTTTATGTTCAATAATACTTTTATCACAAAAGATGAAGTACATAATAGCAAGATGGAATCTAATTCCGCATAAAGCATTTCAAAGGCAACGCTAAATTACATCATGACTACTTCCAGGACCAAAGTCAAAAAATAAGAGCACTACCCTGGGTATTCAAGACTTTAACTTTCAAGAGCTACGCCTAGAGATCATATAGATGAGTCAAGAAGGATGCCAGAACTCAATTTTTAGAGCTAAGCAAGGAGATTATATATGCCTCGAGAAGGATACCAGTTGTAGAAGTCAGCATGCTAGTAAAGGAGTTGAAGCAGACTAGAAGGTATGAAAACAAAAGCAATAATCCGGATTGTTACTTAGCGTTCTATAAATTGCTAGCACATTGTGCACAGGGAGACCATACTGATCTGCAATTCGCCTTAACAGGATATAGCAAATGGAATCAACTAACCAAAGATAAAATGTTTTACAATTCTTCAGTAAAATGTTTTACAATTCTTCAGCTCTCTCTAATAAGAAAGTGCACTTCTGCCCCTTACAGTATCATGTCAAATGCACCTTTGTCCTCATACTTTGAAAATTAGACTTCACAGTgtcattttaaaattaatttattgctAATCTTCAGCTTACTAATTTTCGTATGCAATTGAAGGGAATGTTTTTCTGCCAGGTAATCTAGTGGCAAATCATACACAACCTTGAAAAACAAATAGTAGGCTGTGTGTCCACTCCTCAGTGTTGGATTTCATGATTGACTGTTAGGGCAACTGGGCAATCAACCACAATGAATCAAGTTTTTCTTCATTTCACcatttaaaattttctttaagGGTGTTCATGGCTTATTTTTCCATTAATAGTGCAGTAGACTGCAAGCTAAGCAAGTGATAAGAGTCTCAATAGTACAATATATAGCAACATAAAATAAGGCAAAAGTTAGGTTGCTATCGACTCGATGATTGCGACTTGTGGGGATACTTAATGGGAGTTCTATCACGACTAATCAGTTTCTCCCATCTTAAGTGTTAAATGTTCTTGTTCAAGAGTGAATGTCCCTCATTTTCTCCATCATTAGAAAAGTAGAatgttctctctttcttttttttcttctagttttTCGTCATAAAAAGATGGGATCAAACTCATGATGGCGATCAGAAGAGTAACCAGTGGCGGACGCACATGGTGGAAAGcaggttcaactgaacccgcttcgtcaaaaaataatattgtatatatgtataaattacgATTAAAgctgtataaattttgtataaatattttatttgaacccacttgacaactactattttacgactaaagttatgtacttctaagactgaacccgcttgcacaaaatcctgggtccgccacgGAGAGTAACATGTGGCCATCTGCTGCTCCATAGTGGGATAAGTGACTTTTTACTGTTTTTAGTGCTTCTTTCTTAACGGTCAATTGGTTAGAGGCAGTAAAACAAAAGTTATGAGAAAAACAAACATGTACAATAGTGCGGCTACTTAAAGGTATTCTGCTGTACCTACACAAGTTCAATCAAAATTACGTCAAACGAGAACAATTTGCTCTTAAACTTAAGACAAGCTATGCAGGATGGAAAATGGCGAGTCATGTGATCTACTTAATTATACAGGTGGACTCTAGCAATTGAAAATTGGAGACTGTTAAAGATTTTATCCAAAGGAAAAGAAACTGTACAAGGACAAAAAGTGTATACGAACAAATAATGTAGGAACTAACTGTGCATTTTACTTTTCAGTCTATTGCTATATGCAGGAAGAACTCAGTTCAGACATCCGAATAAGTAACAATGTAAAAAAGCAAGGAATGCCCATCTTTTAAAAGAAAGCATCTGCATAAATTTAAGAAAGTTTTAACTCGAAAGCTGATGGAAGCAGTTCTTCCCACCCTATTCAAATGGCGTATTGGGCCTGTTTGCTTATCAGCATAAGTTTAAGGATGATATGGGATGtaaattatttgattttttccaaaataaaatttgacattttgaaaCTACATGATAAAAGACTAACAAGTTAGAAATATACTCATTTCAGAATGCTAAAAGACCTAATAACCAACGTGCGTCTGAATCCGTTAGGGTTTAGCTAGAGCTATATAAATCCTTCATATTCATTCAACTCTAATCAGGCTTATTTCAGGTAAATTACAAAAGactaattttttgaaaaaagaaatagtaTTGGTCAAACTTTAATATAGTACTAAGTGAATTTCCAGTAACTCATTAGCAATTATATTCATCGGCATACTAGAAGAAAATAACAGCTACCACAATGCAGTATAGCTACTTATTCAAAATCTTAAAACAAAGTGACACGTGGCACAAACCTGTTTGTTGACATCATTTTTGCGAGCAGAAAGAGCAGCAGCAAGAAGCCTAGGCAAGCGATCAAACTCAGTGGCCTCAATACGCGGAGGCCAAACTTGAGGATTCTTGTAGCAAAGGAACACGTGGCGGTCGTAGAAGTCGACAGTACCAACAAGTGGAATCTGGCGAAAATCAGGACGCGAAAAACCGAACTCGGCATCGGAAGTTCCGGCGGCGGCGTCGAGGCCGGAGAGAAAACCCTCGTTCTGGAAACTTCCAGAAGCGCTACCGATCTGAGAAGAATCTAGAAGGAAGCTGTCCGCATCGGAGACGGTTATTGGGGAAGAAGTGTTAGGGTTTATGAAATCGTTGTCCCTGTTGCTACTCGCCATTACTGAGTGGACTGAGGGAGCATTAATGGTGTGTTTCAAGTTTCAACTTTGACCTCTGTGATAGTGAAATGGACTcgtgtttttctttagtttcctttctttttttccttatttgggTGGACACACAGTGAACTTTTTTAAGAGTTAGCAATACTTTATTTATTATGGGTAAAATTACAtatcttatattttttttgtagagGGAGTGCAAAGTCAAAACAATAACAGAAAAGAGGGCGTAATTTATTATAACTAATTAAATTACATTAATACTTATAAATTTATTTCATATTGTTAATATATACTTCCTTCGGTCCActataattgattttttttaattattttcacacatattaagaaattcaccttttaatattaattaataataaaattgaccatattaacctttactatctcttattaatttgttcattaaaaatataacatatactCCAAGACTCTTTGATCCGGGGcaattttgaagaaaagaaaaagttaattccttcttgatatctgaaaaacTCAAATATTGTGTTTTAATATAACTGGAtatggagtttaagaaagtaagaaAAACTTTTGAATCTTTATTGTGTTAACATGTTATGGGGATATCGAAATTAAAGAGTTTTCTACTAAA
Proteins encoded in this window:
- the LOC107791884 gene encoding uncharacterized protein LOC107791884; translated protein: MASSNRDNDFINPNTSSPITVSDADSFLLDSSQIGSASGSFQNEGFLSGLDAAAGTSDAEFGFSRPDFRQIPLVGTVDFYDRHVFLCYKNPQVWPPRIEATEFDRLPRLLAAALSARKNDVNKQTRLTICEGHDGTETSNGDVLIFPDMIRYRRLTHFDVDTFVEEVLVKDGEWLPGNPEALTGWYIFVCCHGSRDRRCGVCGPAIVSRLREEIEKHDLQGKISVSPCSHIGGHKFAGNVIIFGPNTNKEVSGHWYGYVTPDDVPQLLEQHVAKGEIVDWLWRGQMGLSEDEQKVSQEYRLSVNGGTYMGRGTKNSDDVGTSTCGSQLEGIDCCRANGNISCCQNTQLPVDAENFDLHQENTDFTSEKIKSFRRQISQSNSGKGARSRKVCSMPTWYESWEREDTYAVLAVIGAVVSVAYAFNCYRQLK